GGATTTGCAATCCGAAACTTCTTGCTGCCTATTTTTTTAAAATTCTTGCTCTCCTTTTCTGATCCTGTTCAAAATGTGGATTATGAACCCGGAAGAGCAGACATTCGACTGACAGTTACGCGGCTGCTATACAGACGGGACGCCGGACAGGCTGGTGTTGTGGAAGGATGCGCTTTTGTGGTCCATGATGCGGAGGCGGCGGCACAGCGTGTTCAGGATGCCCTTCAGCACTTCCACATTATTCATCATGATTTCATAGAACGGCTCCTGCTCCAGCCTCAGCAGGACGGTTTCTTCCAGGGTGGTGGCACTGGCAGACCGGCTTTCCGCGTCCAGCACCGACAACTCTCCCACAATGTCATTGTCTTCCAGCACCGCCAGCGTGTAATCGCCGTCGTGTACCCGCACCCGGCCTCTATATATAAAATACATGCAGTTGCCCTTGTCTCCTTTCAGGAAAAGGTTCGCCCCCGGCTCCAGGTACATTTCCTCCAGTATCCCGGCCAGCCCCACCAACTCCTGCTCCGGGGTGTTGTGGAAGATCTCGGAGGAGCGCAAAATCAGCACTTTCTCAATCAGCAGCATTCTCTCTCAGTTTAGCATAGTCAATACATACTCTCTTGTCTCCTCGAAGAGGGCATCTCCACTGCCGCTCGTTTTCTGAAGCACTTCTGCCGGAAAGTGCTCGCCCTGCAAGTTCGGAATCATA
This window of the Pontibacter russatus genome carries:
- a CDS encoding Crp/Fnr family transcriptional regulator, whose translation is MLLIEKVLILRSSEIFHNTPEQELVGLAGILEEMYLEPGANLFLKGDKGNCMYFIYRGRVRVHDGDYTLAVLEDNDIVGELSVLDAESRSASATTLEETVLLRLEQEPFYEIMMNNVEVLKGILNTLCRRLRIMDHKSASFHNTSLSGVPSV